The DNA region TATTTCGTTAGGTAATTCGCTCACCGCCGGGTATGCCGACGGGGGCTTATACCTTGCTGGTCAGCAGGTATCTTATCCCAGCATCATCGGTAAGCAAATGCAATCGGTTGGTGGTGGCGCATTTACGCAGCCGCTATTCAGCACCGCCCAGGCAAACGGATCGGGCTATTTATCACTCACCGGGTTTAATGCTGATGGCACACCGGTTACAACTCCTGTAACTACCAACCTGGCCATACGCGGCGTATTGCCTGTACCCGGCTTCGGAAACGTTACTTTATATACCAAATACACCGGCGATATCAATAATTACGGTGTGCCCGGCATTAAGCTGATGCATATCACCTACGCACCTTATGGCAACCTTAACGGGTATTTTGAACGACTGCTGCCGGGTAACGCGCCAACAAACTCCACCACCTATCTTGATTTTGTAATGTCGAAGCCATTCACTTTCTTCTCAAACTGGCTGGGGAACAATGACGCTTTAAGCTACGCCACATCCGGTGGGGCCGGCGACGTGCTGACAGATAAAAATACTTTTGCTGCCTTGTATAATGTATTGATCAACACCCTCACTGCCAAGGGACAGAAAGGCGTAGTTGCAACCGTACCGGATGTAACCTCAATACCTTATTTTAATACCATCACCGTTTCTGCAATACTGGCCGGTGTACAAAAGGCCAACCCGAATGCAAAAGCATTGTATATTAACGCGCTGGTTTCGGGCAGTACTTATGCGCCTCGTGCTGCAACGCCTAACGATCTTATCGTACTTACCTTCCCCGCAAGCAAGATCGGGCAGCCGGTTGCAACTCCTGTTGGCAACCTGCCTTACGGTTTAACGCCGTATACGCCGATAGATAACCAATATGTACTTGACGAAAAGGAGGTTGCCCTTACCGAGGATTATGTAACTTCTTATAACACCACTATAAAATCTATAGCGGCAGCCAAAGGCCTGGCGGTATTTGATGCCTATACCTTTCTGCAAAATGTTAAACTGAATGGCCTGGTGATTAACGGCGTAAGCGTTAATTCCAACTATATCAGCGGCGGTTTGTTCTCGCTGGATGGGGTACACCTCACACCACGCGGGTATGCCATTGTGGCCAATGAATTTATTAAA from Mucilaginibacter sp. SJ includes:
- a CDS encoding SGNH/GDSL hydrolase family protein, translated to MKTFKLHIYIVAGLLLLGACKPEVHTPKPSSGTVDFSRFISLGNSLTAGYADGGLYLAGQQVSYPSIIGKQMQSVGGGAFTQPLFSTAQANGSGYLSLTGFNADGTPVTTPVTTNLAIRGVLPVPGFGNVTLYTKYTGDINNYGVPGIKLMHITYAPYGNLNGYFERLLPGNAPTNSTTYLDFVMSKPFTFFSNWLGNNDALSYATSGGAGDVLTDKNTFAALYNVLINTLTAKGQKGVVATVPDVTSIPYFNTITVSAILAGVQKANPNAKALYINALVSGSTYAPRAATPNDLIVLTFPASKIGQPVATPVGNLPYGLTPYTPIDNQYVLDEKEVALTEDYVTSYNTTIKSIAAAKGLAVFDAYTFLQNVKLNGLVINGVSVNSNYISGGLFSLDGVHLTPRGYAIVANEFIKAINDKYNSSIPQVNISDYNGVKFP